Proteins encoded by one window of Tamandua tetradactyla isolate mTamTet1 chromosome 24, mTamTet1.pri, whole genome shotgun sequence:
- the LOC143668255 gene encoding uncharacterized protein LOC143668255: MTRFQEAVTFKDIAVIFTKEELGLLDTAQRKLYQDVMVENFRNLLSVGYQPFKPDIILHLGRKEKLLMMESEIQDEHSGHRNQNEIDTLQEVALRYLLYEDLMCWQMWEQFTSKLTRDQDVIINPKGKRSKLPKQGDSPCQMWAGESIQVSEDENYVMKQHQGETSTRSQSKEFTNRITWDFWRKMYLSESQNYQMDIRNKLGKCNPYVMRRVSHHHDGHGVHRREKVFSHNNCGKDLKSSQHSVIHSGEQTSDENGKGVSIGSSLEPHQQLHLGEKAHISIECGKHINYSSLLPIHQGVPTGDKSFRKDGCDEGFSQSSHLQLHQKVNAGEKPYKSQVCAKSVNQTFSLPTYKLTHTGVKSYKCDRYGKGFCHSLDLNIYCVDNTGEKSYKCDVYNKGFSQPSQLHTRQRAHNGDKTYKQETCDKVFNQHSGLHQRVHTGEKPYQCKVCGKIFRRASNLQAHQKIHTGEKLYKCDVCDKNFSCNFHLQAHQRVHTEEKSYKCDVCDKNFSCNSKLQVHQRVHTGEKPYKCETCGKGFIQSSHLQDHQRVHTGEKPYKCEACGKDFRRSSNLQAHQRIHTGDTLYKCDVCDKNFSCNSNLQVHQRVHTGEKPYKCDVCDKNFSCNSNLQAHQRVHTGEKPYKCETCGKGFSQSSHIQDHQRVHTGEKPYKCETCGKDFSQTSHLQAHQRVHTGEKPYKCEICGKGFRQSSYLQGHQRVHTGEKPYKCETCGKEFNQISNLQAHQRIHTGEKPYKCETCGKGFTWSSHFQAHQRLHTGEKPYRCETCGKDFTQISNLHAHHRVHTGEKPYKCETCGKGFSQSSQLQVHRRVHTGEKPYQCFVCGKGFSQRACVQVHQRIHKGDKTNT; this comes from the coding sequence ATGACCAGGTTTCAGGAAGCAGTGACATTCAAGGATATAGCTGTGATCTTCACCAAGGAAGAACTGGGACTGCTGGACACCGCCCAGAGGAAATTGTACCAAGATGTAATGGTGGAAAACTTCAGGAACCTGCTCTCTGTAGGATATCAACCCTTCAAACCAGATATAATATTACAtttggggagaaaagagaaactttTGATGATGGAGTCAGAAATTCAAGATGAGCATTCAGGACACAGGAATCAAAATGAGATAGacactcttcaagaagtagcaTTAAGATACCTTTTATATGAAGATCTTATGTGCTGGCAGATGTGGGAACAATTTACAAGTAAATTAACCAGAGATCAAGATGTGATCATAAATCCTAAAGGCAAAAGATCCAAGTTGCCAAAACAAGGTGATTCCCCCTGTCAGATGTGGGCAGGAGAATCTATTCAGGTTTCTGAAGATGAGAACTATGTAATGAAGCAGCATCAAGGGGAAACTTCCACTAGGAGTCAAAGTAAAGAGTTTACAAATAGGATCACTTGGGATTTTTGGAGGAAAATGTATCTGAGTGAATCACAAAACTATCAAATGGATATAAGAAATAAACTGGGTAAATGCAATCCATATGTTATGAGAAGGGTCTCTCATCACCATGATGGTCATGGAGTACACAGAAGAGAGAAAGTATTTAGCCATAATAATTGTGGAAAAGACTTGAAATCATCCCAGCATAGTGTAATCCACTCAGGTGAGCAAACCTCTGATGAGAATGGGAAAGGTGTCAGCATTGGCTCTAGTCTTGAACCTCATCAACAACTGCACTTAGGAGAGAAGGCTCATATATCTATTGAGTGTGGAAAGCACATCAACTATAGCTCACTGCTTCCCATTCATCAGGGTGTTCCTACAGGAGACAAATCCTTTAGGAAAGATGGGTGTGATGAGGGCTTCAGTCAGAGTTCACATCTgcaacttcatcaaaaagtaaatgccggagagaaaccctataaaaGTCAGGTATGTGCTAAGAGTGTCAATCAGACCTTCTCTCTTCCCACATATAAACTTACTCACACAGGAGTGAAGTCATATAAGTGTGACAGGTATGGGAAAGGCTTCTGTCATAGCTTAGATCTTAACATTTACTGTGTAGACAACACTGGAGAGAAATCCTATAAATGTGATGTGTATAATAAAGGTTTCAGTCAGCCATCCCAACTTCATACCCGTCAGAGAGCCCACAATGGAGACAAAACATACAAACAGGAAACATGTGATAAGGTATTTAATCAGCATTCTGGTCTTCATCAGagagttcacactggagagaaaccatatcaATGTAAAGTGTGTGGTAAGATCTTCAGGAGGGCCTCAAATCTTCAAGCCCATCAAAAAatacacactggagagaaactgtACAAATGTGATGTGTGTGATAAGAACTTCAGTTGTAATTTTCACCTTCAGGCCCATCAGAGAGTCCACACAGAAGAGAAGTCATACAAATGTGATGTATGTGATAAGAACTTCAGCTGTAATTCTAAACTTCAGGTCCATCAGAGagttcacacaggagagaaaccataCAAATGTGAAACATGTGGCAAGGGCTTTATTCAGAGTTCACATCTTCAAGACCATCAGAGAGtccacactggagaaaaaccatacAAATGTGAGGCATGTGGTAAGGACTTCAGGAGGTCCTCAAATCTTCAAGCCCATCAGAGAATACACACTGGAGACACACTGTACAAATGTGATGTATGTGATAAGAACTTCAGCTGTAATTCTAACCTTCAAGTCCATCAGAGAGTCCATACAGGAGAGAAGCCATACAAATGTGATGTGTGTGATAAGAACTTCAGTTGTAATTCTAACCTTCAAGCCCATCAGAGAGTCCACACAGGAGAAAAGCCATACAAATGTGAGACGTGTGGTAAGGGCTTCAGTCAGAGTTCACATATTCAGGACCATCAGAGagtccacactggagagaaaccctacaaatgTGAGACATGTGGTAAGGACTTCAGTCAGACTTCACATCTTCAGGCTCATCAGAGagttcacacaggagagaagccATACAAATGTGAGATATGTGGTAAGGGCTTTCGTCAAAGTTCATATCTTCAAGGCCATCAGAGAgtccatacaggagagaaaccctacaaatgTGAGACATGTGGTAAGGAGTTCAATCAGATTTCAAATCTTCAGGCtcatcagagaattcacacagGAGAAAAGCCATACAAATGTGAGACATGTGGTAAGGGCTTCACCTGGAGTTCACATTTTCAAGCCCATCAGAGACTCCACACAGGAGAGAAGCCATACAGATGTGAGACATGTGGTAAAGACTTCACTCAAATTTCAAATCTTCATGCTCATCACAGAgtccatacaggagagaaaccttacAAATGTGAAACATGTGGTAAGGGCTTTAGTCAGAGTTCACAACTTCAGGTCCATCGGAGAgtccatactggagagaaaccataccAATGTTTTGTATGTGGTAAGGGCTTTAGTCAGAGAGCATGTGTTCAAGTTCATCAGAGAATCCATAAAGGTGATAAAACCAATACATGA